The Sphingobium aromaticiconvertens genome has a segment encoding these proteins:
- a CDS encoding acyl-CoA dehydrogenase family protein — translation MEEHGIELGELRDSIRQVLDEHHAVVGNDIPDEEGRPVDRELWTQMANLGWLALGIDESFGGLGLGAGHVAVLHEELGRSLASVPATTLIAAEAIGQGGSPDQQAEWLPLVATGELMATILLPSTLGNVPAIANDRLSGRYDHVPFADVAQLFLLPVAQADGTLALALLRAGSDGVSVRRRSAIDLTRSLGEVHVTDVALQAGDLIPLSDTLIATLRSHADVALACDAVGGAAAALERAIDYMGVREQFGRPIGSFQALKHRAANWKVLLEAATALARHSAEAVASGEVEAEALAASAKFYCCDVYAALAADVIQLHGGIGFTWEHVCHLFLKRAKLNQQMFGNSVEHKERVARLAFPSLAMQSGDGSQEGIATLNAPELNAV, via the coding sequence ATGGAAGAACATGGCATCGAACTTGGCGAACTGCGCGATTCGATCCGGCAGGTTCTGGACGAGCATCACGCCGTTGTGGGGAACGATATTCCGGACGAGGAAGGCCGTCCCGTCGACCGTGAGTTGTGGACGCAGATGGCGAACCTTGGCTGGCTGGCGCTTGGTATCGACGAAAGCTTCGGCGGGCTTGGACTGGGTGCCGGGCATGTGGCTGTGCTGCATGAGGAACTGGGACGGAGCCTTGCCTCCGTGCCGGCGACGACGCTGATCGCCGCCGAGGCGATCGGGCAGGGTGGCTCTCCCGACCAGCAGGCGGAATGGCTACCCCTCGTCGCCACGGGCGAACTGATGGCGACGATCCTGCTTCCATCCACACTAGGCAATGTACCGGCGATAGCGAACGATCGCCTGAGCGGACGTTACGACCATGTGCCATTCGCCGATGTGGCGCAGCTCTTCCTGTTGCCGGTCGCCCAGGCGGATGGCACACTGGCGCTCGCGCTGTTGCGCGCTGGCAGCGATGGGGTGTCGGTGCGGCGGCGTTCGGCGATCGACCTGACCCGCAGTCTTGGCGAAGTCCATGTGACCGACGTCGCGTTGCAGGCGGGGGACCTTATCCCCTTGTCCGACACATTGATCGCTACTTTGCGCAGCCATGCCGATGTCGCCCTGGCCTGTGATGCGGTGGGGGGCGCCGCTGCGGCGCTGGAGCGGGCGATCGACTATATGGGCGTGCGCGAGCAATTTGGCCGTCCGATCGGATCGTTTCAGGCGCTCAAACATCGCGCCGCCAACTGGAAGGTGCTGCTGGAGGCGGCGACGGCGCTGGCGCGCCATTCCGCGGAAGCTGTCGCCTCTGGCGAGGTGGAGGCGGAGGCGCTTGCCGCCAGCGCGAAATTCTATTGCTGCGACGTCTATGCCGCGCTCGCGGCCGACGTCATCCAGTTGCACGGTGGCATCGGCTTCACCTGGGAGCATGTGTGTCACCTCTTTCTCAAGCGCGCCAAGCTGAACCAGCAGATGTTCGGCAACAGCGTCGAGCATAAGGAACGGGTGGCGCGTCTCGCCTTCCCGTCGCTCGCGATGCAGTCCGGCGACGGAAGCCAGGAAGGCATCGCAACCCTGAATGCCCCAGAACTCAACGCGGTCTGA
- a CDS encoding aromatic ring-hydroxylating dioxygenase subunit alpha, with amino-acid sequence MDQVTTNTILTEGQQRLLNAMPELADCIFPQVRDTLPAANYIDPARFDAEMVTIFRREPVLACPSALLPEARSYTRIDMTGMPVLITRNKDGEAKAFANVCRHRGMKLCVSDDPVKAGRIVCPYHAWTYDMDGALIGMPRAETFPGLEKKDLGLFPLPCVEAGGLIWVGLDADNPPDFSQVRGELEADFDALGLGRMQVYDRTTFKVGANWKLVMDSMLDSYHVTRLHKDSLARFFVDSQNVIDRIGPHIRNAAHRGNFEKAQISNDFEDVRKMMVFSYIPFPNGIIVASPEFVSLGIVRPVATDKCEVDYYMLINGPPADEKTANRMRRSFDLMDRAFGQEDYWAAEMCDKGLRSGVMKEVHLGGMEVQIRMFQDAVTERLNKAGQA; translated from the coding sequence ATGGATCAGGTTACGACCAACACCATTCTTACCGAAGGCCAGCAGCGCCTGCTGAACGCGATGCCGGAACTGGCCGACTGCATATTCCCGCAGGTCCGCGACACCCTCCCGGCCGCCAACTACATCGACCCCGCCCGCTTCGACGCGGAGATGGTGACGATCTTCCGGCGTGAGCCTGTGCTGGCCTGTCCGTCGGCGCTGCTGCCCGAAGCGCGCAGCTATACCCGGATCGATATGACCGGCATGCCGGTACTGATCACCCGCAACAAGGACGGGGAGGCGAAGGCCTTTGCCAATGTCTGCCGGCATCGCGGGATGAAGCTGTGCGTGTCCGATGATCCGGTCAAGGCGGGACGCATCGTATGTCCCTATCATGCCTGGACCTATGACATGGACGGCGCCCTGATCGGCATGCCGCGGGCTGAGACGTTCCCCGGTCTGGAAAAGAAGGATCTCGGCCTCTTTCCGCTGCCTTGCGTGGAGGCGGGCGGGCTGATCTGGGTCGGCCTCGATGCCGATAATCCGCCCGATTTCTCGCAGGTTCGCGGCGAACTGGAGGCCGATTTCGACGCACTGGGCCTGGGCCGGATGCAGGTCTATGACCGCACCACTTTCAAGGTGGGCGCAAACTGGAAGCTGGTCATGGACTCCATGCTCGACAGCTATCATGTGACGCGCCTGCACAAGGATTCCCTGGCGCGCTTCTTCGTTGATTCCCAGAATGTCATCGACCGTATCGGCCCGCACATCCGCAACGCGGCGCATCGCGGCAATTTCGAAAAGGCACAGATTTCGAACGATTTCGAAGATGTGCGCAAGATGATGGTGTTCTCCTACATCCCCTTCCCCAACGGCATCATCGTCGCCAGCCCGGAATTCGTCAGCTTGGGCATCGTCCGGCCGGTCGCCACCGACAAGTGCGAAGTCGATTATTACATGCTCATCAATGGCCCCCCCGCCGACGAAAAGACCGCCAATCGCATGCGCCGTTCGTTCGACCTGATGGATCGCGCCTTTGGGCAGGAGGATTATTGGGCGGCCGAGATGTGCGACAAGGGGCTGCGGTCCGGGGTGATGAAGGAAGTCCATCTGGGCGGCATGGAAGTGCAGATCCGCATGTTCCAGGACGCCGTCACCGAGCGTCTGAACAAGGCCGGACAGGCCTGA
- a CDS encoding acyl-CoA dehydrogenase family protein, giving the protein MINELKHLEGFRQEVRSWLQANLPADWHERMTGASEEEHVAFQKFWFRRMMDGGYGAPHWPAEWGGSGFSFAQQIVLYEEIARAGAPRLILYFIALYHVPATLLAWGTDEQRQRHLPAVLSGDEIWCQGFSEPNAGSDLASLRCRAERRGDRYIVNGQKTWSSNAHHARYCLLLTRTDPAATKARGISYMILDLQTPGVSLRPIKQITGASHFNEIFLDDVEIPVENLIGPEHGGWAVAQSTLSSERGLTILELAERMRHGFQMLLDAAQSPSPLGGRLIDDDEIRRRLVDIYARIQALRLLVNNMLTRVLEGAGAGVEPSIIKVYYSDLLRDFTELGVTLGGAKAQYLQPVLMGGGNETGYWMQDYLYSWAWTISGGSSEIQRNIIAERALDLPREPKLASAS; this is encoded by the coding sequence ATGATCAATGAGTTGAAGCATCTTGAAGGTTTCCGGCAGGAGGTCAGGAGCTGGTTGCAAGCCAACCTTCCGGCCGACTGGCACGAGCGGATGACCGGCGCCTCCGAGGAAGAGCATGTCGCCTTCCAGAAATTCTGGTTCCGCAGGATGATGGACGGCGGCTATGGCGCGCCGCACTGGCCGGCGGAATGGGGCGGCAGCGGCTTTTCCTTCGCGCAGCAGATCGTCCTCTATGAGGAGATTGCGCGGGCCGGTGCCCCCCGGCTGATCCTGTATTTCATCGCCCTCTATCATGTTCCCGCGACGTTGCTGGCCTGGGGCACGGACGAGCAGCGCCAGCGGCATCTGCCCGCAGTGTTGAGCGGCGATGAAATCTGGTGCCAGGGCTTTTCGGAGCCCAATGCCGGGTCCGACCTTGCCAGCCTGCGTTGTCGCGCGGAACGGCGCGGAGACCGCTATATCGTCAACGGCCAGAAGACATGGTCGTCGAACGCGCATCACGCGCGCTATTGCCTGCTTTTGACCCGCACCGATCCGGCGGCGACCAAGGCGCGCGGCATATCCTACATGATCCTGGACCTGCAGACCCCCGGTGTGTCGCTGAGGCCGATCAAGCAGATCACCGGAGCGTCGCATTTCAACGAAATATTCCTCGACGATGTCGAGATACCGGTCGAAAATCTGATCGGTCCGGAACATGGCGGCTGGGCGGTGGCGCAATCGACTTTGTCGTCTGAGCGCGGCCTGACCATCCTGGAGCTGGCCGAGCGTATGCGCCATGGTTTTCAGATGCTTCTGGACGCGGCGCAATCGCCATCGCCGCTGGGTGGGCGGTTGATCGATGACGATGAAATCCGTCGCCGGCTGGTCGATATCTACGCGCGCATCCAGGCGTTGCGCCTGCTGGTCAACAACATGCTTACCCGCGTGCTGGAAGGGGCGGGCGCCGGGGTCGAGCCGTCGATCATCAAGGTCTATTACAGCGACCTGTTGCGCGACTTCACAGAGCTGGGCGTGACGCTGGGCGGGGCGAAGGCGCAATATCTGCAACCTGTGCTGATGGGTGGCGGCAATGAGACCGGCTATTGGATGCAGGATTATCTCTATTCCTGGGCCTGGACCATTTCCGGCGGCAGCAGCGAAATCCAGCGCAACATCATCGCGGAACGCGCGCTCGATCTTCCGCGTGAACCCAAACTGGCCAGCGCGAGCTGA
- a CDS encoding acyl-CoA dehydrogenase family protein, whose amino-acid sequence MDFQYTEDQEALVSALQSILQDHAEMPQAERFSYSYFSAALQGILTDSGFLDAGHQIGALEAALVVAETAKLPVLVEASATGLVAPMVLPGEKLEGPVALVDVRKLDKAHRNLTIARTVLVDMGEDVAILPVEAGQVEPVKSIYGYPYGRFATTPDLASARHLRGQGAALRQWWRVAIAIEIAAASMAAIDFTVDYVKQRHVFGKPIGAFQAVQHRLVQCKAFAMATHYLAMRAAWSGEPGHADFAACHAQQGIQKLLFDLHQFHGGMGVTTEHLLHFWTYRVRALQAEAGGVYATAIDIAGRLWSDTAPPIDVSADTRVRVA is encoded by the coding sequence ATGGACTTTCAATATACCGAGGATCAGGAAGCCCTGGTTTCCGCCCTGCAATCGATTTTGCAGGATCATGCCGAGATGCCGCAGGCGGAACGCTTCAGCTACAGCTATTTCAGTGCCGCGCTTCAGGGCATCCTGACCGACAGCGGCTTTCTGGATGCGGGGCACCAGATCGGTGCGCTGGAAGCGGCGCTCGTGGTGGCCGAAACGGCAAAGCTGCCGGTGTTGGTGGAGGCATCGGCAACGGGGCTGGTCGCGCCGATGGTTCTGCCTGGCGAAAAGCTGGAAGGGCCGGTCGCGCTGGTTGATGTGCGCAAGCTGGACAAGGCGCATCGCAATCTTACCATCGCGCGCACCGTCCTGGTCGACATGGGTGAGGATGTTGCGATCTTGCCGGTAGAGGCCGGGCAGGTGGAGCCGGTCAAGAGCATCTATGGCTATCCTTATGGCCGCTTTGCCACAACGCCCGATCTCGCGTCGGCGCGACATCTGCGCGGACAGGGTGCGGCCCTGCGGCAATGGTGGCGCGTCGCCATCGCCATCGAGATCGCCGCCGCGTCGATGGCCGCGATTGATTTCACCGTGGATTATGTGAAGCAGCGGCATGTATTCGGAAAGCCAATAGGCGCTTTTCAAGCCGTCCAGCACCGGCTGGTGCAGTGCAAGGCTTTCGCGATGGCGACCCATTATCTGGCGATGCGCGCGGCGTGGAGCGGCGAACCGGGTCATGCCGATTTCGCGGCCTGCCATGCACAGCAGGGCATCCAGAAACTGTTGTTCGACCTGCACCAGTTCCATGGCGGCATGGGCGTGACGACCGAACATCTGTTGCATTTCTGGACCTACCGGGTCCGCGCGCTACAGGCGGAGGCTGGCGGCGTCTATGCGACGGCGATCGATATTGCCGGTCGGCTGTGGTCGGATACGGCGCCACCGATCGATGTGTCCGCCGACACGCGCGTTCGGGTGGCGTAA
- a CDS encoding GMC family oxidoreductase, with translation MSEARAQAVGEAFDYIIVGAGSAGCVMANRLSENPAHRVLLIEAGGPDTHPLIHMPKGLAKIIGNLKLIWPFMTEAEAASNDAGEYWARGRTLGGSSAINGMMYVRGQASDYEALAELSSSDWDWAHIGAAYKALEQHELGAAETRGDHGPLHVTMPTDRTALTDAAIAAGVEMGYANREDVNDPADVERVGYAPRTIYRGKRESAATALLHPVRMRPNLTLVTGMVVDRLLFEGRRVTGVCGTRHGQAVAYRASRDTVLAAGALATPAILQRSGIGPAQHLKSLGIAVVQDAPGVGANLREHRGIVMQWRVRDKASENRQFQGWRLFRNAARYAVRHTGPMTSAAYEIGAWFKLLPDSKRLDSQFLIAPYTFDYDSPKLRVEPFGGLNICAYMLRPASTGTVMIRSAKPTELPIISPHFATAPEDRAHMLALMRHARHYVRQSALAPYVVEETRPGAHYESDAQLAEAHRRFGYGNYHACGTCQMGKDEGAPVDPRLRVRGVDGLRVADTSIFPFMLAGNTQAPAMALAWRGADLILDDAVDGRSD, from the coding sequence ATGAGCGAGGCGCGCGCACAGGCCGTTGGCGAGGCGTTCGACTATATCATCGTTGGCGCGGGATCGGCCGGATGCGTCATGGCGAATCGGCTGTCGGAAAACCCTGCGCACCGCGTTCTGTTGATCGAGGCGGGCGGGCCGGATACTCATCCGCTCATCCATATGCCCAAGGGGCTGGCCAAGATCATCGGCAATCTGAAGCTGATCTGGCCGTTCATGACGGAGGCGGAAGCGGCGTCAAACGATGCTGGCGAATATTGGGCGCGCGGCCGGACGCTGGGCGGTTCCAGCGCGATCAACGGCATGATGTATGTGCGCGGCCAGGCGTCGGATTATGAAGCGCTGGCTGAGCTGAGCAGCAGCGACTGGGATTGGGCGCATATCGGCGCGGCCTATAAGGCGCTGGAGCAGCATGAACTGGGCGCTGCCGAAACGCGCGGTGACCATGGGCCGCTGCATGTCACCATGCCGACGGATCGGACGGCTTTGACCGATGCCGCGATCGCCGCGGGTGTGGAGATGGGCTATGCCAATCGGGAGGATGTCAACGATCCGGCCGATGTGGAGCGTGTCGGCTATGCACCACGCACGATTTATCGCGGCAAGCGGGAAAGCGCGGCGACGGCCTTGCTTCACCCCGTCCGGATGCGGCCCAACCTGACCCTTGTAACCGGCATGGTCGTTGATCGGCTGTTGTTCGAAGGACGTCGGGTGACGGGTGTTTGCGGCACGCGCCATGGTCAGGCGGTTGCCTATCGGGCGTCGCGGGACACGGTCCTGGCGGCGGGGGCGCTGGCGACGCCGGCGATCCTCCAGCGATCGGGCATCGGCCCGGCACAGCATCTGAAGTCGCTCGGCATCGCCGTTGTTCAGGATGCGCCCGGTGTCGGCGCCAATCTGCGCGAGCATCGCGGTATCGTCATGCAGTGGCGGGTACGCGACAAGGCATCGGAGAACCGCCAGTTCCAGGGCTGGCGCTTGTTCCGTAACGCCGCGCGCTATGCCGTCCGCCATACTGGCCCGATGACGAGCGCGGCCTATGAGATCGGCGCCTGGTTCAAACTATTGCCTGACAGCAAAAGGCTCGACAGCCAGTTCCTGATCGCGCCCTATACATTCGACTATGACAGCCCGAAATTACGGGTGGAGCCGTTCGGCGGACTGAATATCTGTGCCTATATGTTGCGTCCCGCATCGACCGGCACGGTGATGATCCGCTCGGCCAAACCAACCGAGCTGCCGATTATTTCGCCCCATTTCGCGACCGCGCCGGAAGATCGCGCGCATATGCTGGCGTTGATGCGTCATGCCCGCCACTATGTACGGCAATCCGCGCTTGCTCCCTATGTCGTCGAGGAAACCCGGCCCGGCGCACATTATGAGAGTGACGCGCAATTGGCCGAGGCCCATCGCCGCTTCGGCTATGGTAATTATCACGCCTGCGGCACGTGCCAGATGGGGAAGGATGAGGGTGCGCCAGTCGATCCCCGGCTGCGTGTGCGCGGCGTGGACGGCTTGCGGGTCGCCGATACCTCCATCTTTCCGTTCATGCTCGCCGGTAACACGCAGGCGCCCGCAATGGCGTTGGCATGGCGCGGCGCTGACCTCATTCTGGACGATGCGGTGGACGGCAGGAGCGATTGA
- a CDS encoding acyl-CoA dehydrogenase family protein: protein MEFGWTSEQEEYRRRVRAALDDLLPDDWDEKYVPESYASDLQIDFSREFCAKLAERGLLVPHWPREFGGSGGKDWDHFILGEEMKAAGEPRGPQYMNVNWIGPTLMRYGSEEQKSQHVTGIASGKVIWCQGFSEPNAGTDLASLRTRAERDGDHYVVNGSKIWTSYARKADWCFLLARTGPSRKDISILLVPMDTPGVSVTSFPGLIKDGHLNEVFFTDVRVPVENRVGGEGEAWKIVTHALSYERVGVPRYHVGLEALKLAVEQLKDEGRYDDDPIVQSRAGMIAAKFEGARMLTYLVVDQRVRQLPPNTDANLSRIWSLDAVMDLMNFLAEFLPDALAGGDPLLEDYYRINIPAGVTGGTNEIQLDLVAVNGLGLPRG, encoded by the coding sequence ATGGAGTTTGGTTGGACATCGGAACAGGAAGAATATCGGCGGCGCGTGCGCGCGGCGCTCGATGACCTGTTGCCGGACGATTGGGACGAGAAATACGTTCCGGAAAGCTATGCCTCGGATCTCCAGATCGATTTCTCGCGCGAATTCTGCGCGAAGTTGGCGGAGCGCGGCCTGCTGGTGCCGCACTGGCCTCGCGAGTTCGGCGGCAGTGGCGGCAAGGACTGGGACCATTTCATCCTGGGCGAGGAGATGAAGGCGGCGGGCGAGCCGCGTGGCCCGCAATATATGAATGTTAACTGGATCGGGCCGACGCTGATGCGTTATGGTTCCGAAGAACAGAAATCGCAACACGTCACCGGCATCGCCAGCGGCAAGGTGATCTGGTGTCAGGGCTTCTCGGAACCCAATGCCGGCACTGACCTGGCGTCTTTGCGTACGCGTGCGGAACGCGATGGCGATCATTATGTCGTCAACGGATCGAAGATCTGGACCTCATACGCCCGCAAGGCGGATTGGTGCTTCCTGCTGGCGCGCACGGGTCCGTCGCGCAAGGATATTTCTATCCTGCTGGTGCCCATGGACACCCCCGGCGTGTCGGTGACGTCCTTCCCCGGCTTGATAAAGGATGGGCATCTCAACGAGGTTTTCTTCACCGATGTCCGCGTGCCGGTGGAAAACCGGGTGGGCGGTGAAGGGGAGGCGTGGAAGATCGTCACCCATGCCCTGTCCTATGAGCGGGTGGGTGTGCCGCGCTATCATGTCGGGCTGGAAGCCTTGAAGCTGGCGGTTGAGCAGCTCAAGGATGAGGGGCGTTATGATGACGATCCCATCGTCCAGTCGCGTGCGGGCATGATCGCCGCCAAGTTTGAGGGTGCTCGGATGCTTACCTATCTGGTGGTGGATCAGCGGGTGAGGCAGTTGCCGCCCAATACGGACGCCAATCTTTCGCGCATCTGGTCGCTGGACGCGGTCATGGACCTGATGAATTTCCTGGCGGAATTCTTGCCGGATGCGCTGGCGGGGGGCGATCCCCTGCTGGAGGATTATTATCGTATCAACATTCCGGCGGGCGTGACCGGCGGAACCAATGAAATCCAACTGGACCTGGTCGCCGTTAACGGCCTGGGCCTGCCGCGGGGCTGA
- a CDS encoding metallophosphoesterase family protein produces the protein MRLGIVSDIHGNAIALERAIEKMGDIDRLACLGDAIDQYRFSNEVVGLLKERDALTIWGNHEEMFFSPLHPRARSAEWIEPNLLEWLRTRPRRLDLDIGGQHILLTHATGWSDSYDYVFPHSPDFARFGECDSDMVLYGHTHHPVQCRVQDIVVINPGSVGHGRLVDDSILLSCALLDTDSGEAEILDFCLADG, from the coding sequence ATGCGTCTGGGAATCGTTTCCGATATTCATGGCAATGCCATCGCCCTGGAACGAGCCATCGAAAAAATGGGCGATATCGATCGGCTTGCGTGTCTGGGTGACGCCATCGACCAATATCGCTTTTCCAATGAAGTGGTCGGGCTTCTCAAGGAACGGGACGCCCTCACCATCTGGGGCAATCATGAAGAGATGTTCTTCAGCCCGCTTCATCCCCGCGCCCGGTCAGCCGAATGGATTGAACCGAATTTGCTGGAGTGGCTAAGGACGCGCCCCCGCCGCCTCGATCTGGACATTGGCGGACAGCATATCCTGCTGACCCATGCGACAGGCTGGTCCGACAGCTATGATTATGTTTTCCCGCATAGCCCGGACTTTGCACGGTTCGGCGAATGTGACAGCGATATGGTGCTGTACGGGCACACCCATCATCCGGTCCAATGCAGGGTGCAGGACATCGTTGTCATCAATCCCGGTTCGGTCGGCCATGGCCGGCTGGTCGATGACAGTATCCTGCTGAGCTGCGCCTTGCTCGATACCGACAGTGGCGAGGCGGAAATATTGGATTTCTGCCTCGCCGATGGCTGA
- a CDS encoding aldehyde dehydrogenase, translating into MTQAPRDLPFSHADKLFIGGEWVASSSGETIDVIAPATEELFVRVAAAGEDDINRAVAAAREAFDTGPWPRMTHVERAGYMKEMARLLEERAADVAYIWPNEMGILHSTATAHAASVSGLYKYYAGLATRFPFEEEHRTFSGAKVGLLVREPVGVVGAIIPWNGPISLIAFKLAPALIAGCTVVIKASPEAPGHALLMAEIAQAAGLPPGVVNVVTADRGPSEALVRHPGIDKIAFTGSTVAGKKIASILGGRMARYTMELGGKSAAVIMDDYDVEAAARTIAAAAPDMTGQVCASLTRVIVSRNRHNQLLDALSAKMGKVQVGDPFDPASGMGPLSTARQRERVESYIAKGKADGFTLGTGGSRPAHLNRGFYVEPTVFGHVDNGSAIAQEEIFGPVLSVIPADSEADLLAIANDSPFGLNGSIFTNDIDRAYAAGRELRSGTVGHNSIRMDFSIAFGGFKQSGVGREGGIEGLRPYLETKVLLLDGMPSHRQKEAPDA; encoded by the coding sequence ATGACACAGGCACCCCGCGACCTGCCCTTCAGCCATGCCGACAAGCTGTTCATCGGCGGCGAATGGGTCGCTTCGTCGAGCGGCGAGACCATTGACGTCATAGCACCCGCGACGGAGGAGCTGTTCGTCCGCGTCGCGGCGGCGGGAGAGGATGACATCAACCGCGCGGTCGCCGCCGCGCGCGAGGCGTTCGACACCGGGCCGTGGCCGCGCATGACCCATGTCGAGCGCGCAGGCTATATGAAGGAAATGGCCCGCCTGCTCGAAGAGCGCGCCGCCGACGTCGCCTATATCTGGCCCAATGAAATGGGCATATTGCACAGCACGGCCACGGCCCACGCCGCGTCGGTCAGTGGCCTCTACAAATATTATGCCGGTCTGGCGACGCGCTTTCCCTTCGAAGAGGAACACCGCACCTTTTCCGGCGCGAAGGTCGGCCTGCTGGTCCGTGAGCCGGTGGGCGTGGTGGGGGCCATCATTCCCTGGAATGGCCCGATCTCGCTCATCGCTTTCAAGCTCGCGCCGGCGCTGATCGCCGGCTGCACCGTAGTCATCAAGGCGTCGCCGGAGGCGCCCGGCCATGCTCTGCTCATGGCCGAAATCGCGCAGGCGGCGGGTCTGCCGCCCGGCGTCGTCAATGTTGTCACGGCCGATCGCGGTCCGTCCGAAGCGCTCGTCCGCCATCCGGGCATCGACAAGATCGCTTTCACCGGATCGACGGTCGCCGGGAAGAAGATTGCCTCGATCCTGGGCGGGCGGATGGCGCGCTACACGATGGAACTGGGTGGCAAGTCGGCGGCGGTCATCATGGATGATTATGATGTAGAGGCTGCCGCGCGCACCATAGCCGCGGCCGCGCCGGACATGACCGGGCAGGTGTGCGCTTCGCTCACGCGGGTTATCGTCAGCCGAAACAGGCACAATCAACTGCTGGATGCACTGAGCGCCAAAATGGGCAAGGTGCAGGTCGGCGACCCGTTCGACCCGGCTTCCGGCATGGGGCCGCTCTCTACCGCGCGACAGCGCGAGCGGGTGGAGAGCTATATCGCAAAGGGCAAGGCGGACGGCTTTACCCTGGGTACGGGCGGTAGCCGACCGGCGCATCTCAATCGCGGTTTCTATGTCGAGCCCACTGTTTTTGGCCATGTCGACAACGGATCGGCGATTGCGCAGGAAGAAATATTCGGTCCTGTCCTGTCGGTGATCCCGGCCGACAGCGAAGCGGATCTTCTGGCCATCGCCAACGACAGCCCCTTCGGCCTCAACGGATCGATCTTCACCAACGACATCGACCGGGCCTATGCTGCGGGACGGGAATTGCGCTCGGGGACGGTCGGCCACAACTCGATCCGCATGGATTTCAGCATCGCATTTGGCGGTTTCAAACAATCCGGTGTCGGTCGCGAGGGCGGAATCGAGGGATTGCGGCCCTATTTAGAGACAAAGGTACTGTTGCTCGACGGCATGCCTTCCCATCGCCAGAAGGAGGCACCGGACGCATGA
- a CDS encoding cytochrome P450, protein MTDQSLRELVPAYVKDEQIFDFDHFMDRRFEVDLQKGYSSLHAEAPDIFYTPRNGGFWVVTRYDLMEQVLRDTEHFSNRELDIPKSNSPYVMIPLNLDPPDHLPFRMALMRHFDPKTIRAMEPKLRAWANRLIDAVIDKGECEFAEGVGAAFPVSVFMELMGLPLDRFEEFRVIVLEYFGHTTLERRIALQEHMMKVMWDEFEKRKTDPRDDLMTKLVNEKVKGRPLSDDELQSIGFLLFIAGLDTVANTLGFTFRQLALHPDLQDRLVADPDCTQNFVEEALRRCSIVQQTRIVKKDFELAGAHFHEGDMVSCPLMLGGMDDRKNNDPDKIDIDRANRNHLAFSTGPHICIGNFLARMEMRIMVQEWTRRIPRFWIKPGTQAKWRAGGVAALSDLYLQWDKPQG, encoded by the coding sequence ATGACGGATCAATCCTTACGGGAACTTGTCCCGGCCTATGTCAAAGACGAGCAGATTTTCGATTTCGATCATTTCATGGATCGCCGGTTCGAAGTCGACCTGCAAAAAGGCTATAGCAGCCTGCACGCTGAAGCACCGGACATTTTCTACACCCCGCGGAACGGCGGTTTCTGGGTCGTGACCCGCTATGACCTGATGGAGCAGGTGCTGCGCGATACCGAGCATTTCTCCAATCGGGAACTCGACATACCCAAGTCGAACAGCCCCTATGTGATGATCCCGCTCAACCTTGATCCGCCCGATCATCTGCCATTCCGCATGGCGTTGATGCGGCATTTCGATCCCAAGACCATCCGGGCCATGGAGCCGAAGCTGCGCGCATGGGCCAACCGGCTGATCGACGCCGTCATCGACAAGGGCGAATGCGAATTCGCCGAGGGCGTCGGCGCCGCTTTCCCGGTATCGGTATTCATGGAACTGATGGGCCTGCCGCTTGATCGGTTCGAGGAATTCCGCGTCATCGTCCTGGAATATTTCGGCCATACCACGCTGGAACGCCGTATCGCGTTGCAGGAACATATGATGAAGGTCATGTGGGACGAGTTTGAGAAGCGCAAGACCGATCCGCGCGACGACCTGATGACCAAACTGGTCAATGAAAAGGTGAAAGGTCGCCCGCTGAGCGACGATGAGCTTCAGTCGATCGGCTTTCTGCTGTTTATAGCGGGGCTGGATACCGTCGCCAATACGCTGGGCTTCACCTTCCGCCAATTGGCGCTGCATCCCGATCTACAGGATCGCCTGGTTGCCGATCCGGATTGCACCCAGAATTTTGTCGAAGAAGCGTTGCGGCGCTGTTCGATCGTACAGCAGACCCGGATCGTGAAAAAGGATTTCGAACTGGCCGGGGCGCATTTCCATGAAGGCGACATGGTGTCGTGCCCGCTGATGCTGGGCGGCATGGACGATCGCAAGAATAACGACCCGGACAAGATCGACATCGACCGCGCCAATCGCAACCACCTCGCTTTTTCGACGGGGCCGCACATCTGCATCGGCAACTTCCTGGCCCGGATGGAAATGCGCATCATGGTCCAGGAATGGACGCGGCGCATTCCGCGCTTCTGGATCAAGCCGGGGACGCAGGCGAAATGGCGCGCGGGCGGCGTGGCGGCGCTGTCCGACCTCTATCTGCAATGGGACAAGCCTCAGGGCTAA